tcgGTTTATGATGGTGTGTGTGACTTCTGAAGATACATTGGTTTTtacggaaaaaaaaagttcgaaaATATTTGTCATTAGGAAAAACAATCGTTGTTAGGAAGGTTCTACGAGTAAACATCATTTATCTCGAGTATAATACAATTAAAAGTTGCAACTGAGGAGGTAGATAAGCTGGACAAGAAGTTCCATTCTTTGAAACTAATGATAGATTTGATCACATGTCAAATTACACACGAATTTACATAAATCTTATTGAGGTTTACAAGAGATTTATGGTTTGATCGTATTTTAGTGTAATTTGGTTATCACTTATCAAAGCGTAAGTTTCTCAAAACATTATCAGGTCAAAAAGGCTCTATGGATCTTACCTATGTAAATGTTGTCACTCGTCGATATAACACAAAATTGACGCTCGCAGATTTAAATCGCTTTTTTCATATTATGTTTTCCATGCATCTTTTTCAAAGATACAATTATCCTCTCAAAAAATCCAGAGATCAACAAGAACACGTCAgtaataaaacatatttattacATGATGTCatgatgatattatttataacttGTACATAGACATAAGTTACATTTAACATGATTCAGCAGCCATATCTTTAGCGACCCTACATGAATCCACATTTGATTTCAATATCGTACAATTTCAATTTTAGTAGCACAGTTGAAACTTGTGTcggttatatataaattacttatcAACCCCAATAATGCGAATTCAATTCTCAGAAGGAATCATGTATGTCTTGAAATAATTCtagaaagaagaatatatataggcAGATACTTTAGTAAGTTAAAATTCCATGCCATAAAAATGTATGGAGTTagttataagaaaattacagCGCGCGACAAATACAACCAAgcaataataaactaaaaattatgtGCAAATAAGAATAGACATTAGACAGCATAGTCAAAAGAATCGGttaatatacttttatttttaggatttacgATTAATCCTTCAACAACTCTAGCTTTAGTAAAACACATGGCTTTGGTACAATACCTAATAGTctcaaaaagagagagaaaaactatACAATATCTAATAGTCGTCTAGAAGACTATAGAAGAAAACACTCAAAAGCTTCTCTATATAATGCTCCTTCTACGCCTTAGCTAATTCACCATCATCTACACTCGAAACATCTATTATATCTTCCGTCTTCCTACTGAAAGTATATATGGGGTTTTCTCCTTCATTTTCTCGTAGTACTCTGGGTGCCCTAATATTGGGTTGCCTTCTGCTCCAAGCATCAAACTCTAATGCTCAGTTGAGGCCTGACTTCTACTTCGGGACTTGCCCACCTGTTTTCGATATCATTGGGAATACCATCGTCGATGCACTGCAGACTGATCCTCGTATTGCCGCGAGTATCCTTCGTCTTCACTTCCATGACTGTTTTGTTCGGGTGAAGACCCACACTTAACTTATCTCTTATTAAAGAAATCCAAGGCGACATCTACTTTTACATACCATTTACATAAAACGTCTATAGAATAGAGCCTCAAATTAAAGTcatttttgaattaataaataatgtCGTCAtcttatgtaatatatatatggctTTTTGTAGGGTTGTGATGCATCAATCTTGCTTGACAATTCGACATCATTCCGGACAGAGAAAGATGCTGCTCCAAACGCAAATTCGGTTCGAGGGTTCGATGTCATAGATAGAATGAAAGCAGCCCTTGAGAGAGCTTGCCCGAGAACGGTGTCTTGTGCAGATATGCTCACCATCGCCTCTCAAATATCAGTGCTTTTGGTATATAAAAATACCTACATGGCTTATATATCTCGGATGAAACTAACCGAACAATATCATGATTTTGACGttaatgtttaatgttttaaatagtCGGGAGGTCCATGGTGGCCAGTACCGTTGGGGAGGAGAGACAGCGTAGAAGGTTTCTTCGACCTGGCTAATACAGCTCTTCCCTCTCCATTTTTCAATCTTACTCAACTTAAAGCAGCTTTTGCTGACGTTGGTCTAAACCGCGCCTCGGATCTAGTCGCTCTTTCTGGTAAAATTTTCAACTGTTTTACtatcatatagtatatataaataagtaaataacaacTGAAGGAGCAAATATCtaataaatttacaataatagTTCGAAAGTTGAAATGGGGTGACTTATTTTCCTAAAAGGAACTTAGGCTCTTAgcacaatatatatagtatttaaacAGTTTTTGAAGGCATAAGAAGTAGTTAACATGAGTTAAGTAAAGAAAACCAATTTGCTTGAAATACATGACCATTAGCTGTTGTTTTTTAATGACCGATcgaataaaaaatttataaagagagaaaataaaatcaaatacgAATGTCATCGAGCACGTGATTTTGAATTATAAGACGAGTTGGTATAACGACAAATCATGATTCATCTTTGAATAAAACATACAATGTATCTAAACGTTAATGTTTTGTCAAAATGGTAGGTGGTCACACCTTTGGAAAAGCACAGTGCCAATTCGTGACACCTCGTCTTTACAACTTCAATGGAACCAACAGACCAGACCCATCTCTGAACCCAACTTACCTCACTGAACTCCGTCGATTGTGCCCTCAAAACGGAAACGGCACCGTTCTTGTCAACTTCGATCCCGTGACTCCAAACGCTTTCGATAGTCAATACTACACCAATCTTCGTAGTGGCAAAGGTCTGATTCAAAGTGACCAAGAACTCTTCTCGACTCCAGGAGCCGATACGATCCCACTAGTAAACCAATACAGCAGCGACATGTCCGTGTTCTTTCAAGCTTTCGTTGACGCAATGATAAGGATGGGTAATCTTAGACCTTTGACTGGAACTCAAGGCGAGATAAGACAGAACTGTAGGGTTGTGAATTCACGAATTAGAGTTGTGGAGAACGACGATGGTGTTGTGAGTTCTATTTGATTATATCGGGgatatatcacatatatgtaAGAAAGTATCAAATGTGTGAGAACAATTTCTACTAAATAAAAGTTCTCATGAGTTATGAGCTTTATGGACTTTGGTGATAATTACACGTACGAATCgatcttcttataattactatttAGTGGATGAATTGTTTATAACACTTCAAATTCTGATATGTACCGAAGTAACTTTTGATATAACATCACGTCGAAATTTATAATATACATTCAAATAAATTGTTGATATATAATCTTAGTTTTTGTccgctttgttttttttttataatgagaAGAAAAGACAAGGAGCGTAAGTATTAGATTAGGTCAACTTTGGTTAACCATAAAGTCTAGCATATGGAATGGACTCGTATGGAATTGATATATGTATTAGGTAACTTTGTTTATTcagattaaattattttgggCAAGATTTGTATAGTTTATCCATGTGTGAAGATGGCTTCTAAGACTACATTTACGGTATTCACGGGAAAGAGAAGGACAAAACACAATGATTCCTTTTTCGTCAAACATCAAATAATAGGAAAGTAGGTTGAGAAAATAtttgctcatttttttttgaactccGAAAATGTTTGCTAATTAGGAAAGATAATCCTTTTGTAGGAAGGTTctacgagaaaaaaaaatatattcatttgtCTTATATCCAATTATGTACCCcatgtataaaaattaaaacattccTTCGAAACCACAACCAACTCAATTATTCACTGATCTGTATTACACGTAGTTCATCTGTTACATGCAtgtttataaaaagtaaaaacactttaaaaaaaaatcaaaaactcaatagAAACATAGCGCATTTGGAGTCTGATCTAgtaaagtcacaaaatactagTAAAATGGAAAACAGTAGTCTTAGCACAAATCTTTCATCAAACATAATAATCGAATAACATTACATGATTTTTAACgctcttcaaaaaaaaatcaggtcaAAAACTAGTAAATGTTGGCATTCGTCGATATAACATAAATTTGGATAGAGAATACGTTGGCGTTAATTCGccgatttagatttttttttgtttttttgttttttgttctttgttttttcaaagtTATCCTTATTCAAAGATACAAATATCCATCCTCTTTAAAATTCAGATATTAACAAGCACACGCCACTAATAAAAACCAGtagttatataaataaaaacatagttATTACAACATGATAATATGATAAGTTTTACATGCATGGACATAACTTACGTTTAACATGCATGTGATATCGTATGTATAACATGAATAAATAAACATAGTATCGTACACTTATTACAACATGATATGAATCAACAACCATACTTTACCGACCCTACATATATAatctaaatttgatttttttttttttttaatgaatccCCAATTTGATTTCAGTATCGTCCGGTTTTCATTTTTCCTACCATTGTTGAAAACTGTGtcgtttataaattatttatcaaacaTAAATCTAGAAAtatttaagattatatatagGCGGAACTGATAAGAACCATTTCTTTAAAGATTACGTCGATTTGTAGCAAGTAAAAAAATGTGTGGAGTTAGTTATAAAAAGTCGTAATTACggtgaaaattttcaattttacctGATTTTTCACAGCGTCCGACAAATACAACCAAACACcaacaaatttaattatatatgtgcaAAGAATAGATATCACGTCGAAATAAtaggttattttattttcaattctaACTATTATTAATCCTTCAACCACTCTAGTAAAACACATGGCCTTAAAACAAGACGTAATagtattttttcttaaacacaaTACCTAATAGTctaaaatagtatataaaaaagacTCAAGCTTCTCTATATAATATCCTTCTAGGCCTTAGCTAACTCATCATCCAAACTCACAACTCAAATCATCAACCTTCTTAAAATATGGGGTTTTCACCTTCATTTTCTTGCAGTGCTATGGGAGCTCTAATATTGGGTTGCCTTCTGCTTCAAGCATCAAACTCTAATGCTCAGTTGAGGCCTGACTTCTACTTCAGGACTTGCCCATCTGTTTTCAGCATCATTGGGGATACCATCGTCGATGAACTGCGGAGTGATCCTCGTATTGCCGCGAGCATCCTTCGTCTTCACTTCCATGACTGCTTCGTTCGAGTAAGAACTTCACACGTATCTTTTTTGTTATCGAAAATAATCCACGGCCTCTACTTTTACGTACCATTTACCAATATACAGAAGTAGAGGCTAGATTAAAAGCCATATATATGAATAGTAAATCATGCAGCATCTTGGATAGGTAATATATATGTGGTTATTGTAGGGTTGTGATGCATCGATCTTGCTAGACAATTCCACATCATTCCGGACCGAGAAAGATGCTGCTCCAAACGCAAATTCGGTTCGAGGGTTCAATGTCATAGATAGAATGAAAGCATCCCTTGAGAGAGCTTGCCCGAGAACGGTGTCTTGTGCAGATATGCTCACCATCGCCTCTCAAATATCAGTGCTTTTGGTATATAACTGATATGCGTAGATAACTTATATAGCTCAGATGAAACTAATcgaaaatattatgattttgacGTCAATGTTTTTTGTTCTATAGTCGGGAGGTCCATGGTGGCCGGTACCGTTGGGGAGGAGAGACAGCGTAGAAGCTTTCTTCGACCTGGCTAATACAGCTCTTCCCTCTCCATTTTTCACTCTTGCTCAACTTAAAGCTGCTTTTGCTGACGTTGGCCTTAACCGCGCCTCGGATCTAGTCGCTCTTTCTGGTAATTTTCATGCATTGTTTCAATATATATCATCTATATAAGATAATGAAAGGTTTTAACTCGAACTTTTAATAGAATGCATGCTTAACTTCAATTGTTACTATTCAGTTTATACTTTCTTAGAAATGGTTTGGTTGGCTTTGATAAAAGTTTGTACTAcaatatttgttaaattaaacTGAATCTAGTgataattatcaaataaaactatttgctagattttgagaaaaaaaacaaaagactttaTAGAAAACCATctcaaacaaatatataccacgtcacttttaattataaaaaatgacttggtaaaaaaaaaacatgactcatctttgaaaagaaaacatacaatgtatatataatcCTTCATTTGTCAAAATGGTAGGTGGTCACACCTTTGGAAAAGCACAGTGCCAATTCGTGACACCTCGTCTTTACAACTTCAATGGAACCAACAGACCAGACCCATCTCTGAACCCAACTTACCTCACTGAACTCCGTCGATTGTGCCCTCAAAACGGAAACGGCACCGTTCTTGTCAACTTCGATCCCGTGACTCCAAACGCTTTCGATAGTCAATACTACACCAACCTTCGTAATGGCAAAGGTCTGATTCAGAGTGACCAAGAACTCTTCTCTACTCCAGGAGCCGATACGATCCCACTAGTAAACCAATACAGCAGCAGCACCTTCGTGTTCTTCCGAGCATTCGTTGAGGCAATGATCAGGATGGGTAATCTTAGACCTTTGACTGGAACTCAAGGTGAGATAAGACAGAACTGTAGGGTTGTGAATTCACGAAGAATTAGGGTTGTGGAGAACGACGATGGTGTTGTGAGTTCTATTTGATTATGCATGTTGGGGATACATATATGGATAATGTAAGAACGTATAAAAATGCGTGGGAACATTTCGACTAAATAAAGTTCATACTAGTTATGAGATTTATGAAATTCGGTCTTATTAGTTGATGATACCTTTGATTCGATTTTATGAGTACTAAAAAGGTGGATGAATTCATAATGCAATGATACGACAATACGTGGTGTTAATATAAGCCCAAACGAGGAAAACAGCAAAAAAAGAATGTGTAAGCAGATTTGGTTGctacatcatcatcaactcCTCCAATCTCCATTCAATCCTAGTCAGGCGGAGATGATAAAGATAAGAGGGACAAAGTTCATAATTTTGGTACTCATACGTTCAAGTGAGTTGGCTCACGGGCCAcggcaaacaaaaaacaatttaaatctCGACCCACGCCACTAAAGAATATCTTAATGTAATCAGACGCATTAGTTattgcaaaaataaaataaaaattacgcGAATTGATTACAATTGTAGGTTTCATTGggacaaacaatttttttttttttgggtgcaaatGGGACAAACAATACTTAAGACGCATTTCATCATAAACTTGAAAGCACGTGCACCGTACAAACCTATGGTCCCTCCATACTTTGTATTTATATAACTTTATGCCACTATTTTGGGATTTTGTATACGCGTTTATAGAAAGGAAAGACACATTATATATGTCTATGATCTTTGTCTTTGGGAtagatgatttattttcaaaaggaaagacaaatatttgtccaATCTTAGGGATAACGATAGATGATTAAACCTTTGTTTGTAGTTATCAAATgataaacaaattcaaatagTGTCGTAGGGACGTAGGTGATCAGTCACATGACACCCATTCCATTTACCAAATGCATTACTTGTTTTGGTACAATACCGAATACGTACACTAACTATATGATTTAACATTTACTTAATTACAcaacttgttatatatataaagctgtCTACGTACGAAACAACCTGTATTTAGTATTTTACTTATACATTTGTATAGGTCTATCATGAAGTTAGGAAAATGAGTTGGAACATGGGTTTGTTATAGAGATTGGTCGTTTTATTTTTAGTGTATTTGAaatttgtaaccaaaaaattGCATTAAAACTTTTAGCCTTTCTAAAAATCTAAAAGCGGTTTGAGGAACCACCTTAACGTAAGCTCTGttaaagataacaaaaatctCTAGTTTATAAAACTGTATACATAGGTTAATGAATATTTTGTATAACAAAATTGTACTATTTGATactataagaaaaatgaaattctgttgattttgttttctctttttggcaTGTTACCTTCTTATAAAAGtaatttgtttctatataatttttttttttttgggcaatttGTTTCTAGATGAAATGTATTTTCAATTGTTTACTAATTCTGGACTTTAATATCTTGTTACGCCAGTCAACATTCGTTGGATTTATTGATAATGTCATTTACGGAAATAAATCTCAgatattttttaacaacaataattttttagattttaccaTTAAGTTCCCAAACATTTTAAACTctagttttaaaacatttttaattcaattaagGGCTAAATGTTTATACTTTAGGGTAACATTTAGATAAGTAGGTAATTAAGTTAAAAGTTAAAGGACCATGatgtaaaacaaaatcaagttcGGTAGAACTCAATACACTGGAAACACGTCATCAGCATTGATCCAATGGAGTCAGAGTCCTCTCTATATAAATAACATCTATCCGTCTCCTCTGTCTCTCACACATCATTGTAACCATCGAAACAGTGTCGTTCTCTCTGTAAAACTATTATCATCGGAGAgatttgaaagagagagagagaccatgCAGAGACTCGTGGCGAAAAGATCGGTGCAAAACATCTCTGTTTCCCTTTGGCGACGATGCCTCTCAACGACGTCTCAGGCCACGGCGGCTGCTCCCGTTAAGGATTCTGATGAATTTCAGGCGAGGCTTCCTCCGTTTGATTACACTCCTCCGCCGTATTCTGGCCCTTCCCCCGATGTTATCCTTGCTAAAAGGAAGGAGTTTCTCAGCCCTTCCATGCCCTGTCTTTATCGCAAACCGGTACATATTATCCCATTTCGAAATcatcattttggttttttggttattgatttGTGTAGGAACTCTTCGGTTTCATGATCTTGTGGTGTTGTTGATCTCCGTTTTTGATAATGACGAAAAAAGCTTGGAACTTTATTGATCGTATTGgaaaaagcttgaaactttaTTGATCGACTCATCGGAAAAAGCTAAacttttttatgatttttaaattgGGTCAGACTACGATGTTCTT
The sequence above is drawn from the Camelina sativa cultivar DH55 chromosome 4, Cs, whole genome shotgun sequence genome and encodes:
- the LOC104782277 gene encoding peroxidase 22; translation: MGFSPSFSRSTLGALILGCLLLQASNSNAQLRPDFYFGTCPPVFDIIGNTIVDALQTDPRIAASILRLHFHDCFVRGCDASILLDNSTSFRTEKDAAPNANSVRGFDVIDRMKAALERACPRTVSCADMLTIASQISVLLSGGPWWPVPLGRRDSVEGFFDLANTALPSPFFNLTQLKAAFADVGLNRASDLVALSGGHTFGKAQCQFVTPRLYNFNGTNRPDPSLNPTYLTELRRLCPQNGNGTVLVNFDPVTPNAFDSQYYTNLRSGKGLIQSDQELFSTPGADTIPLVNQYSSDMSVFFQAFVDAMIRMGNLRPLTGTQGEIRQNCRVVNSRIRVVENDDGVVSSI
- the LOC104782276 gene encoding peroxidase C3: MGFSPSFSCSAMGALILGCLLLQASNSNAQLRPDFYFRTCPSVFSIIGDTIVDELRSDPRIAASILRLHFHDCFVRGCDASILLDNSTSFRTEKDAAPNANSVRGFNVIDRMKASLERACPRTVSCADMLTIASQISVLLSGGPWWPVPLGRRDSVEAFFDLANTALPSPFFTLAQLKAAFADVGLNRASDLVALSGGHTFGKAQCQFVTPRLYNFNGTNRPDPSLNPTYLTELRRLCPQNGNGTVLVNFDPVTPNAFDSQYYTNLRNGKGLIQSDQELFSTPGADTIPLVNQYSSSTFVFFRAFVEAMIRMGNLRPLTGTQGEIRQNCRVVNSRRIRVVENDDGVVSSI